A region from the Pungitius pungitius chromosome 16, fPunPun2.1, whole genome shotgun sequence genome encodes:
- the synj1 gene encoding synaptojanin-1 isoform X14 translates to MAFSKGYRIYHKLDPPPYSVIVETRSREECLMFESGAVAVLSAAEKEAIKNSYAKILDAYGILGVLRLNLGDSMLHSLVVVTGCSSVGKVQDSEVFRVTQTDFISLNNDPGDEDRIAEVRKVLNSGHFYFAWSATGFSMDLSLNAHRRILEDTTDNRFFWNQSLHLHLKHYGVNCDDWLLRLMCGGVEVRTIYAGHKQAKACIFSRLSSERAGTRFNVRGTNDDGQVANFVETEQVIFLDDKVSSFIQIRGSIPLFWEQPGIQVGSHRVKLSRGFEANAPAFERHFTALRRLYGKQVIINLLGGKEGEHMLSKAFQSHLKASEHTSAVKMVNFDYHQNVKGGKADKLHSVLKPYLTKFIDECGFFYYTGETGIVRTQGGTLRTNCLDCLDRTNSVQAFFALEMLPKQLEEMGLTEKPQLVARFQEVFRTMWSANGDSVSKIYAGTGALDGKAKAGKLKDGARSVTRTIQNNFFDSSKQEAIDILRLGSTLNSDLADKARALLTTSSLYVTEPILQSASPRVLLGMCQNHHKYTRPKQIRVCVGTWNVNGGKQFRSIAFRNQTLNDWLLDAPKKAGHPEFQDSKANPIDIFAIGFEEMVELNAGNIVSASTTNQKLWAAELQKNISRDHKYVLLASEQLVGVCLFVFIRPQHAPFIRDVAVDTVKTGMGGATGNKGGVAIRLLFHTTSICFVCSHFAAGQSQVKERNDDYSEITRRLTFPMGRLLYSHDYVFWCGDFNYRISMPNEEVKELIKQQNWDALTAGDQLLDQKNAGLVFRGFIEGKLDFAPTYKYDLFSEDYDTSEKCRTPAWTDRILWKRRKWNFNQTAEEMNVVGAASTSGETDDDPDNPWSAGTLKYYGRAELKTSDHRPVVSIIDVDILEVDPEARHQVYKEVIAQQGPPDGTILVSLCSSGPDDYFDDALIDELLDKFSHFGEVILIRFVEEKMWVTFLEGYSALAALSLSASTVLGKMLDIRLKSPGWIKSLEEEMSVERICGSIPTSASSTLLAEDTDMGDDDYDMEGDVDDEVEEILPQHLQPGAGSGPGSSPLPSPRGSPCPSPTHGEPVAPGRSSRGGQPSRPSQGPPVDFQPGAPTSIEPKRPPPPRPHAPPARPAPPQRPPPPSGPKSPALAARGQVAVGAPGPGGAPRPNIPPRAGVISMPPQSRPQPPSHPGAPRPIPEVHPGAPRPIPDTHPGAPRPVATGQVKPTDLPLGPPSSGPPPGQPPAARPQAPSSMQPPMQPQQATPTAQAPSPMQPQPAAPMGQAPSPMQTPMQPQQATPTGQAPSPMQTPMQPPMQPQQATPTGQVPSPMQAPMQPQHAAPTAHSQLPPPMQPTHTAPLQPQQAPKAGPVAAAAAAAGSPQGLASPKAPPRSRSSHTLPPDAAKSETAPAMQTNGLNGIQREAQWKPDPLDTLASGFLSSSSSSSWHTTQSLTRGSSLRSPPSAPSSTAASSCPLPSSTSFHPSALNPSPSLSSSLSTPSPFAASLLPPPPAPSRSRSQETLRASPGPFLTDPLPARPNSTNPFTGPLSHQQHRPLTPDFSVQHPAPTPNIQRSMSVLAQPLVPASAPTAAPAAHAFQLQRTTSLFGPPPAAPSAPAPLLPPAPSAFPSLPLAPASYVPPVLAPRRQPPPPAGKPNPRWVTFDDDLDFPPPTKGPQAPILPPSSLAPQLLPSSAVFDLEPDWLSSAPSVFPTLHPPVPSRTVNSTAKPPGEPGAECFFPRDPS, encoded by the exons ATGGCCTTCAGCAAGGGATATCGCATCTACCACAAGCTGGACCCACCCCCGTACAGTGTCATTGTGGAAACCAGGAGCCGGGAAGAATGCCTCATGTTTGAATCCGGGGCTGTCGCCGTTCTGT CGGCAGCAGAGAAGGAGGCCATTAAAAACTCCTATGCCAAGATTCTCGATGCTTATGGCATCCTGGGCGTCCTCCGCCTGAACCTGG GGGACTCCATGCTCCACAGTCTGGTGGTTGTGACAGGATGCAGCTCTGTGGGGAAGGTGCAGGATTCAGAGGTTTTCAGGGTCACACAGACAGACTTTATATCCCTGAATAATGATCCAGGAGATGAAGACCGGATCGCTGAAGTGCGAAAGGTCTTGAACTCGGGACACTTCTACTTCGCCTGGTCTGCCACTGGTTTCAGCATGGACTTGAGCCTCAATGCACATCGCAGGATCCTAGAGGACACTACGGATAACCGCTTCTTTTG GAACCAATCTCTGCACCTGCACCTGAAACACTACGGAGTAAACTGCGACGACTGGCTCTTGAGGCTGATGTGCGGAGGTGTAGAGGTCAGGACCATCTATGCAGGCCACAAACAGGCCAAGGCCTGCATCTTCTCCCGCCTCAGCTCGGAGCGTGCCGGCACTCGATTCAACGTCCGAGGAACCAATGACGACGGACAGGTGGCCAACTTTGTGGAGACTGAACAG GTTATTTTCCTGGATGACAAAGTCTCCTCCTTCATACAGATCCGTGGCTCCATTCCTCTTTTCTGGGAACAGCCAGGAATCCAG GTTGGTTCTCATCGTGTCAAACTCTCGAGGGGATTTGAGGCAAATGCTCCAGCATTCGAAAG aCACTTTACAGCACTGCGGAGGTTGTACGGTAAACAGGTGATCATCAACCTGCTCGGGGGTAAGGAAGGGGAACACATGCTCAGCAAAGCTTTTCAG AGTCACCTGAAGGCATCTGAGCACACGTCGGCCGTGAAGATGGTGAACTTTGACTACCATCAAAATGTGAAGGGGGGCAAAGCAGACAAACTCCACAGTGTCCTCAAACCCTACCTCACCAAGTTCATCGATGAGTGTGGCTTCTTCTACTACACGGGAGAGACCGGCATTGTGAG GACTCAGGGTGGGACCCTTAGGACCAACTGCCTGGACTGCTTGGATAGAACCAACAGTGTGCAGGCCTTTTTTGCACTGGAG ATGCTGCCAAAGCAGCTGGAGGAAATGGGTCTCACAGAGAAGCCCCAGCTGGTGGCCAGGTTCCAGGAGGTCTTCAGGACCATGTGGTCTGCCAATGGAGACTCCGTCAGTAAGATCTACGCGGGGACTGGTGCCCTGGATGGCAAGGCCAAG GCGGGAAAGCTAAAAGATGGCGCTCGCTCTGTGACCAGGACCATCCAGAACAACTTCTTTGACAGTTCCAAGCAGGAGGCGATAGACATCCTGAGGCTGGGCTCCACGCTCAACAGTGACTTGGCAGATAAGGCTCGGGCCTTGCTCACCACTTCCAGTCTCTATG TCACTGAGCCCATCTTACAATCAG CCTCCCCAAGAGTATTGCTGGGAATGTGTCAGAACCACCATAAATACACAAGGCCCAAGCAGATCCGAGTGTGCGTCGGCACCTGGAATGTCAACGGGGGTAAACAATTTCGCAGCATTGCCTTCCGCAACCAGACTCTCAACGACTGGCTGTTGGATGCTCCAAAGAAGGCGGGGCATCCCGAGTTCCAGG ACAGCAAAGCCAACCCCATTGATATCTTTGCCATCGGGTTTGAGGAAATGGTTGAACTAAATGCTGGAAATATCGTCAGTGCCAG CACCACGAACCAGAAACTGTGGGCTGCTGAGCTACAGAAAAACATTTCGCGGGACCACAAGTATGTGCTGCTTGCTTCAGAACAGCTGGTGGgagtgtgtctgtttgttttcatccGCCCGCAGCACGCACCCTTCATCAG GGATGTTGCGGTTGATACTGTTAAAACTGGCATGGGCGGGGCCACAGGCAACAAAGGAGGGGTGGCCATCCGCCTGCTCTTCCATACCACCAGCATCTGCTTCGTCTGCTCCCACTTTGCTGCTGGCCAGTCACAGGTCAAGGAGAGGAATGACGACTACAGCGAGATCACACGCAGACTCACCTTCCCCATg GGCCGTCTGCTGTACTCCCACGACTACGTTTTCTGGTGCGGGGACTTTAACTATCGAATCAGCATGCCCAATGAGGAGGTGAAAGAGCTGATCAAACAGCAAAACTGGGATGCCTTGACAGCTGGGGACCAGTTGTTGGATCAGAAGAATGCTGGTTTG GTGTTCCGAGGGTTTATAGAGGGGAAGTTAGATTTTGCTCCCACCTATAAATATGACCTCTTCTCAGAAGATTATGATACCAGTGAGAAGTGCCGCACACCAGCCTGGACTGACCGCATActctggaagaggaggaagtggaacTTTAATCAAACag CTGAGGAGATGAATGTAGTAGGAGCAGCTTCTACATCTGGGGAGACTGACGACGATCCAGATAACCCCTGGAGCGCTGGCACTCTGAAGTACTATGGCAGGGCTGAGCTTAAGACCTCGGACCACAG GCCCGTTGTTTCCATAATAGACGTGGACATCCTGGAGGTCGACCCCGAGGCGCGCCACCAGGTCTACAAGGAAGTCATTGCCCAACAGGGGCCTCCGGACGGCACCATCCTGGTGTCGCTCTGCTCCTCCGGCCCGGACGACTACTTTGACGATGCTCTCATAGACGAGCTGCTGGACAAGTTTTCTCATTTTGGAGAGGTCATCCTCATCAG GTTCGTTGAGGAGAAGATGTGGGTGACTTTCCTGGAAGGTTACTCTGCACTTGCTGCTCTTTCTCTCAGCGCTTCCACC GTCCTTGGCAAGATGCTCGACATCCGTCTAAAGAGTCCCGGCTGGATCAAgagtctggaggaggagatgagtgTGGAGAGAATCTGTGGAAGCATCCCCACCTCTGCCAGCTCCACCCTCCTCGCTGAGGACACGGACATGGGCGATGATGATTATGACATGGAAG GGGATGTCGACGACGAGGTGGAGGAGATTCTTCCCCAGCATCTTCAGCCTGGAGCCGGCTCTGGCCCCGgatcctcccctctcccctccccccgcggtagtccctgtccctcccccacccacggAGAACCCGTGGCCCCCGGCAGGTCTAGCCGTGGAGGGCAACCCTCCCGTCCATCACAAG ggCCTCCTGTTGACTTCCAGCCTGGTGCTCCCACATCTATAGAGCCAAAACGCCCACCCCCGCCTCGTCCCCACGCCCCCCCAGCCAGACCGGCGCCTCCCCAGCGCCCACCGCCACCTTCAG GACCAAAAAGCCCCGCTCTCGCAG CTCGAGGACAGGTGGCAGTGGGAGCTCCTGGACCTGGAGGTGCTCCCAGACCC AATATTCCTCCTCGAGCCGGGGTAATCAGTATGCCCCCTCAGTCTCGCCCGCAACCTCCCTCTCATCCCGGAGCACCCAGACCCATCCCAGAGGTGCATCCTGGGGCCCCTCGGCCCATCCCAGACACCCACCCTGGAGCCCCTCGACCTGTGGCCACTGGCCAGGTCAAGCCGACTGACCTGCCTCTGG GTCCCCCTTCCTCGGGCCCTCCTCCTGGACAGCCCCCTGCAGCAAGACCCCAGGCTCCATCCTCTATGCAGCCACCCATGCAGCCCCAACAAGCCACCCCTACAGCTCAGGCTCCATCACCGATGCAGCCCCAACCAGCAGCCCCTATGGGTCAGGCTCCATCACCCATGCAGACACCCATGCAGCCCCAACAAGCCACCCCTACGGGTCAGGCTCCATCACCCATGCAGACACCAATGCAGCCACCCATGCAGCCCCAACAAGCCACCCCTACGGGTCAGGTTCCATCGCCCATGCAGGCGCCCATGCAGCCCCAACACGCTGCCCCTACTGCTCACTCCCAGCTCCCACCACCGATGCAGCCCACGCACACAGCTCCACTCCAGCCACAGCAGGCCCCTAAAGCAGGGCCCgtcgccgccgctgctgccgctgccggcTCTCCACAAGGTCTGGCCTCTCCTAAGGCCCCCCCTCGTTCCCGCTCCTCTCACACTCTGCCACCTGATGCTGCCAAGTCCGAGACGGCCCCGGCTATGCAG ACCAACGGACTGAATGGAatccaaagagaagcacaatGGAAGCCCGACCCCCTCGACACACTTGCTtctggtttcctctcctcctcctcgtcctcgtcctggcACACCACCCAGTCTCTGACCCGAGGCTCCTCCCTACGCTCTCCCCCCTCCGCTCCCTCGTCCACGGCCGCGTCCTCCTgccctctcccttcctccacctccttccatCCCTCCGCACTCAATCCGTCaccgtccctctcctcctcactttcCACCCCGTCCCCCTTCGCCGCCTCCCTGCTCCCGCCTCCTCCGGCCCCGTCACGCAGCCGCTCGCAGGAGACGCTGCGCGCCTCCCCGGGCCCCTTCCTGACCGACCCGCTTCCCGCCCGGCCCAACAGCACCAACCCCTTCACTGGCCCGCTGTCGCATCAGCAGCACCGCCCGCTTACGCCGGACTTCAGCGTCCAGCATCCCGCCCCGACGCCCAACATCCAGAGGAGCATGTCTGTTCTCGCTCAACCACTCGTCCCCGCCTCCGCTCCGACAGCGGCCCCCGCCGCGCACGCCTTCCAGCTCCAGAGGACCACGTCTCTGTTTGGCCCGCCACCCGCTGCTCCCTCGGCaccggctcctctgctcccccccgccccgtccgCGTTCCCCTCCTTGCCGCTGGCGCCAGCCTCGTACGTTCCGCCCGTCCTCGCGCCCCGTCGCCAGCCGCCTCCTCCGGCAGGGAAACCGAATCCTCGTTGGGTCACTTTTGATGACGATTTGGACTTTCCACCTCCAACCAAAGGGCCGCAGGCCCCCATCCTGCCCCCCAGCTCCCTGGCGCCCCAACTTCTGCCCTCGAGCGCCGTGTTCGACCTCGAGCCCGACTGGCTGTCCTCTGCCCCTTCGGTGTTCCCCACCCTGCACCCTCCCGTCCCAAGTAGAACTGTGAACAGTACCGCGAAGCCCCCGGGGGAACCCGGCGCCGAATGCTTCTTCCCCAGGGATCCCTCTTAA
- the synj1 gene encoding synaptojanin-1 isoform X16, translating to MAFSKGYRIYHKLDPPPYSVIVETRSREECLMFESGAVAVLSAAEKEAIKNSYAKILDAYGILGVLRLNLGDSMLHSLVVVTGCSSVGKVQDSEVFRVTQTDFISLNNDPGDEDRIAEVRKVLNSGHFYFAWSATGFSMDLSLNAHRRILEDTTDNRFFWNQSLHLHLKHYGVNCDDWLLRLMCGGVEVRTIYAGHKQAKACIFSRLSSERAGTRFNVRGTNDDGQVANFVETEQVIFLDDKVSSFIQIRGSIPLFWEQPGIQVGSHRVKLSRGFEANAPAFERHFTALRRLYGKQVIINLLGGKEGEHMLSKAFQSHLKASEHTSAVKMVNFDYHQNVKGGKADKLHSVLKPYLTKFIDECGFFYYTGETGIVRTQGGTLRTNCLDCLDRTNSVQAFFALEMLPKQLEEMGLTEKPQLVARFQEVFRTMWSANGDSVSKIYAGTGALDGKAKAGKLKDGARSVTRTIQNNFFDSSKQEAIDILRLGSTLNSDLADKARALLTTSSLYVTEPILQSASPRVLLGMCQNHHKYTRPKQIRVCVGTWNVNGGKQFRSIAFRNQTLNDWLLDAPKKAGHPEFQDSKANPIDIFAIGFEEMVELNAGNIVSASTTNQKLWAAELQKNISRDHKYVLLASEQLVGVCLFVFIRPQHAPFIRDVAVDTVKTGMGGATGNKGGVAIRLLFHTTSICFVCSHFAAGQSQVKERNDDYSEITRRLTFPMGRLLYSHDYVFWCGDFNYRISMPNEEVKELIKQQNWDALTAGDQLLDQKNAGLVFRGFIEGKLDFAPTYKYDLFSEDYDTSEKCRTPAWTDRILWKRRKWNFNQTAEEMNVVGAASTSGETDDDPDNPWSAGTLKYYGRAELKTSDHRPVVSIIDVDILEVDPEARHQVYKEVIAQQGPPDGTILVSLCSSGPDDYFDDALIDELLDKFSHFGEVILIRFVEEKMWVTFLEGYSALAALSLSASTVLGKMLDIRLKSPGWIKSLEEEMSVERICGSIPTSASSTLLAEDTDMGDDDYDMEGDVDDEVEEILPQHLQPGAGSGPGSSPLPSPRGSPCPSPTHGEPVAPGRSSRGGQPSRPSQGPPVDFQPGAPTSIEPKRPPPPRPHAPPARPAPPQRPPPPSGGMSPMPVRKGSADCGEFPSPLFGRRGSQGPKSPALADCGEFPSPLFGRRGSQGPKSPALPRPDAARGQVAVGAPGPGGAPRPNIPPRAGVISMPPQSRPQPPSHPGAPRPIPEVHPGAPRPIPDTHPGAPRPVATGQVKPTDLPLGPPSSGPPPGQPPAARPQAPSSMQPPMQPQQATPTAQAPSPMQPQPAAPMGQAPSPMQTPMQPQQATPTGQAPSPMQTPMQPPMQPQQATPTGQVPSPMQAPMQPQHAAPTAHSQLPPPMQPTHTAPLQPQQAPKAGPVAAAAAAAGSPQGLASPKAPPRSRSSHTLPPDAAKSETAPAMQPEKP from the exons ATGGCCTTCAGCAAGGGATATCGCATCTACCACAAGCTGGACCCACCCCCGTACAGTGTCATTGTGGAAACCAGGAGCCGGGAAGAATGCCTCATGTTTGAATCCGGGGCTGTCGCCGTTCTGT CGGCAGCAGAGAAGGAGGCCATTAAAAACTCCTATGCCAAGATTCTCGATGCTTATGGCATCCTGGGCGTCCTCCGCCTGAACCTGG GGGACTCCATGCTCCACAGTCTGGTGGTTGTGACAGGATGCAGCTCTGTGGGGAAGGTGCAGGATTCAGAGGTTTTCAGGGTCACACAGACAGACTTTATATCCCTGAATAATGATCCAGGAGATGAAGACCGGATCGCTGAAGTGCGAAAGGTCTTGAACTCGGGACACTTCTACTTCGCCTGGTCTGCCACTGGTTTCAGCATGGACTTGAGCCTCAATGCACATCGCAGGATCCTAGAGGACACTACGGATAACCGCTTCTTTTG GAACCAATCTCTGCACCTGCACCTGAAACACTACGGAGTAAACTGCGACGACTGGCTCTTGAGGCTGATGTGCGGAGGTGTAGAGGTCAGGACCATCTATGCAGGCCACAAACAGGCCAAGGCCTGCATCTTCTCCCGCCTCAGCTCGGAGCGTGCCGGCACTCGATTCAACGTCCGAGGAACCAATGACGACGGACAGGTGGCCAACTTTGTGGAGACTGAACAG GTTATTTTCCTGGATGACAAAGTCTCCTCCTTCATACAGATCCGTGGCTCCATTCCTCTTTTCTGGGAACAGCCAGGAATCCAG GTTGGTTCTCATCGTGTCAAACTCTCGAGGGGATTTGAGGCAAATGCTCCAGCATTCGAAAG aCACTTTACAGCACTGCGGAGGTTGTACGGTAAACAGGTGATCATCAACCTGCTCGGGGGTAAGGAAGGGGAACACATGCTCAGCAAAGCTTTTCAG AGTCACCTGAAGGCATCTGAGCACACGTCGGCCGTGAAGATGGTGAACTTTGACTACCATCAAAATGTGAAGGGGGGCAAAGCAGACAAACTCCACAGTGTCCTCAAACCCTACCTCACCAAGTTCATCGATGAGTGTGGCTTCTTCTACTACACGGGAGAGACCGGCATTGTGAG GACTCAGGGTGGGACCCTTAGGACCAACTGCCTGGACTGCTTGGATAGAACCAACAGTGTGCAGGCCTTTTTTGCACTGGAG ATGCTGCCAAAGCAGCTGGAGGAAATGGGTCTCACAGAGAAGCCCCAGCTGGTGGCCAGGTTCCAGGAGGTCTTCAGGACCATGTGGTCTGCCAATGGAGACTCCGTCAGTAAGATCTACGCGGGGACTGGTGCCCTGGATGGCAAGGCCAAG GCGGGAAAGCTAAAAGATGGCGCTCGCTCTGTGACCAGGACCATCCAGAACAACTTCTTTGACAGTTCCAAGCAGGAGGCGATAGACATCCTGAGGCTGGGCTCCACGCTCAACAGTGACTTGGCAGATAAGGCTCGGGCCTTGCTCACCACTTCCAGTCTCTATG TCACTGAGCCCATCTTACAATCAG CCTCCCCAAGAGTATTGCTGGGAATGTGTCAGAACCACCATAAATACACAAGGCCCAAGCAGATCCGAGTGTGCGTCGGCACCTGGAATGTCAACGGGGGTAAACAATTTCGCAGCATTGCCTTCCGCAACCAGACTCTCAACGACTGGCTGTTGGATGCTCCAAAGAAGGCGGGGCATCCCGAGTTCCAGG ACAGCAAAGCCAACCCCATTGATATCTTTGCCATCGGGTTTGAGGAAATGGTTGAACTAAATGCTGGAAATATCGTCAGTGCCAG CACCACGAACCAGAAACTGTGGGCTGCTGAGCTACAGAAAAACATTTCGCGGGACCACAAGTATGTGCTGCTTGCTTCAGAACAGCTGGTGGgagtgtgtctgtttgttttcatccGCCCGCAGCACGCACCCTTCATCAG GGATGTTGCGGTTGATACTGTTAAAACTGGCATGGGCGGGGCCACAGGCAACAAAGGAGGGGTGGCCATCCGCCTGCTCTTCCATACCACCAGCATCTGCTTCGTCTGCTCCCACTTTGCTGCTGGCCAGTCACAGGTCAAGGAGAGGAATGACGACTACAGCGAGATCACACGCAGACTCACCTTCCCCATg GGCCGTCTGCTGTACTCCCACGACTACGTTTTCTGGTGCGGGGACTTTAACTATCGAATCAGCATGCCCAATGAGGAGGTGAAAGAGCTGATCAAACAGCAAAACTGGGATGCCTTGACAGCTGGGGACCAGTTGTTGGATCAGAAGAATGCTGGTTTG GTGTTCCGAGGGTTTATAGAGGGGAAGTTAGATTTTGCTCCCACCTATAAATATGACCTCTTCTCAGAAGATTATGATACCAGTGAGAAGTGCCGCACACCAGCCTGGACTGACCGCATActctggaagaggaggaagtggaacTTTAATCAAACag CTGAGGAGATGAATGTAGTAGGAGCAGCTTCTACATCTGGGGAGACTGACGACGATCCAGATAACCCCTGGAGCGCTGGCACTCTGAAGTACTATGGCAGGGCTGAGCTTAAGACCTCGGACCACAG GCCCGTTGTTTCCATAATAGACGTGGACATCCTGGAGGTCGACCCCGAGGCGCGCCACCAGGTCTACAAGGAAGTCATTGCCCAACAGGGGCCTCCGGACGGCACCATCCTGGTGTCGCTCTGCTCCTCCGGCCCGGACGACTACTTTGACGATGCTCTCATAGACGAGCTGCTGGACAAGTTTTCTCATTTTGGAGAGGTCATCCTCATCAG GTTCGTTGAGGAGAAGATGTGGGTGACTTTCCTGGAAGGTTACTCTGCACTTGCTGCTCTTTCTCTCAGCGCTTCCACC GTCCTTGGCAAGATGCTCGACATCCGTCTAAAGAGTCCCGGCTGGATCAAgagtctggaggaggagatgagtgTGGAGAGAATCTGTGGAAGCATCCCCACCTCTGCCAGCTCCACCCTCCTCGCTGAGGACACGGACATGGGCGATGATGATTATGACATGGAAG GGGATGTCGACGACGAGGTGGAGGAGATTCTTCCCCAGCATCTTCAGCCTGGAGCCGGCTCTGGCCCCGgatcctcccctctcccctccccccgcggtagtccctgtccctcccccacccacggAGAACCCGTGGCCCCCGGCAGGTCTAGCCGTGGAGGGCAACCCTCCCGTCCATCACAAG ggCCTCCTGTTGACTTCCAGCCTGGTGCTCCCACATCTATAGAGCCAAAACGCCCACCCCCGCCTCGTCCCCACGCCCCCCCAGCCAGACCGGCGCCTCCCCAGCGCCCACCGCCACCTTCAG GCGGCATGAGCCCTATGCCAGTAAGGAAGGGCTCTGCAG ACTGTGGCGAGTTTCCCAGCCCACTGTTTGGTAGGAGAGGCAGTCAAG GACCAAAAAGCCCCGCTCTCGCAG ACTGTGGCGAGTTTCCCAGCCCACTGTTTGGTAGGAGAGGCAGTCAAG GACCAAAAAGCCCCGCTCTGCCCCGGCCAGACGCAG CTCGAGGACAGGTGGCAGTGGGAGCTCCTGGACCTGGAGGTGCTCCCAGACCC AATATTCCTCCTCGAGCCGGGGTAATCAGTATGCCCCCTCAGTCTCGCCCGCAACCTCCCTCTCATCCCGGAGCACCCAGACCCATCCCAGAGGTGCATCCTGGGGCCCCTCGGCCCATCCCAGACACCCACCCTGGAGCCCCTCGACCTGTGGCCACTGGCCAGGTCAAGCCGACTGACCTGCCTCTGG GTCCCCCTTCCTCGGGCCCTCCTCCTGGACAGCCCCCTGCAGCAAGACCCCAGGCTCCATCCTCTATGCAGCCACCCATGCAGCCCCAACAAGCCACCCCTACAGCTCAGGCTCCATCACCGATGCAGCCCCAACCAGCAGCCCCTATGGGTCAGGCTCCATCACCCATGCAGACACCCATGCAGCCCCAACAAGCCACCCCTACGGGTCAGGCTCCATCACCCATGCAGACACCAATGCAGCCACCCATGCAGCCCCAACAAGCCACCCCTACGGGTCAGGTTCCATCGCCCATGCAGGCGCCCATGCAGCCCCAACACGCTGCCCCTACTGCTCACTCCCAGCTCCCACCACCGATGCAGCCCACGCACACAGCTCCACTCCAGCCACAGCAGGCCCCTAAAGCAGGGCCCgtcgccgccgctgctgccgctgccggcTCTCCACAAGGTCTGGCCTCTCCTAAGGCCCCCCCTCGTTCCCGCTCCTCTCACACTCTGCCACCTGATGCTGCCAAGTCCGAGACGGCCCCGGCTATGCAG CCGGAGAAGCCCTGA